Proteins co-encoded in one Trueperella abortisuis genomic window:
- the pknB gene encoding Stk1 family PASTA domain-containing Ser/Thr kinase: protein MKPDPLLGEVIDERYVISARIARGGMATVYQASDRRLERKVAIKVIHAHLAEQPDFVRRFISEARAAAGLSSQYIVAVHDQGVASLPTGDRPYLVMELMSGPDLRSELNTYGSLPLGISLELTRQVLEGLAVAHDAGIIHRDIKPENVLLTEPLVTTSLEPRFQAKLTDFGLARAASDATSTHTNSMLGTVGYVAPEFISDGTTSKTADIYSVGVMLYELIAGQLPFRGETAMNVAFKHVNETMPRLADQAEWMPAAVDSLIALFTAKSPSKRPINARAALDALTDVIASLPEETLIRRIPVFPTEPARIPSGGTSAIPDDDAPAAPASQSEGRSVGSTAAAGSAMNAQPASIPPAVSRTAILEEGRHHTQVSPGKPRRRRWPILLVVLIALIGGAGYGLWWYYTEGPGLRVNVPNVINLTQADAETALTDAGLTYEVAKDYSDDIEEGFIIRVDPDVGEPIHPSKLVTMTVSLGVEHVNVPDVVGKTKEEATTILNDARLTSEPTQAYSETVPEGSIISQTPEAGQSVPHSSPVKLTVSLGREPISVPDLTRDTLDSANARLKELGLASSVTEEYSDTVKAGVVISQDPAAGESRYRGDAIALTVSKGPELIEVPNVFGKQEGEAAKILESAGFVVAYERFLGGYFGTVRAQSPGAGEKVKPGSVITITIV, encoded by the coding sequence CGCGCGCGGCGGCATGGCGACCGTCTACCAGGCCTCGGACCGGCGCCTCGAGCGCAAGGTCGCGATCAAGGTCATCCACGCCCACCTGGCCGAGCAGCCCGACTTCGTGCGCCGCTTCATCTCGGAGGCGCGAGCCGCCGCCGGACTGTCGAGCCAGTACATCGTTGCCGTACACGACCAGGGGGTCGCCTCCCTGCCCACCGGCGACCGCCCCTACCTCGTGATGGAGCTCATGTCCGGGCCGGACCTGCGCTCGGAGCTGAACACATACGGCTCCCTCCCGCTCGGCATCAGCCTCGAACTGACCCGCCAGGTTCTCGAAGGGCTCGCTGTCGCCCACGACGCCGGCATCATTCACCGCGACATCAAACCCGAAAACGTCTTGCTCACCGAGCCGCTCGTCACGACGTCGCTCGAACCCCGCTTCCAGGCCAAGCTCACCGACTTCGGCCTAGCCCGCGCCGCGAGCGACGCCACCTCAACCCACACGAACTCGATGCTTGGCACGGTCGGCTACGTGGCTCCCGAGTTCATCTCTGACGGCACCACGTCGAAGACGGCCGATATTTACTCGGTGGGCGTCATGCTCTATGAGCTGATCGCCGGCCAACTGCCCTTCCGCGGCGAGACCGCGATGAACGTGGCCTTCAAGCACGTCAACGAGACGATGCCGCGCCTGGCCGACCAGGCCGAGTGGATGCCCGCCGCCGTGGACTCCCTCATTGCGCTGTTCACCGCCAAGAGCCCATCCAAGCGCCCCATCAACGCCCGGGCCGCCCTCGATGCGCTGACCGACGTGATCGCATCCCTGCCCGAGGAGACGCTCATCCGGCGCATCCCCGTCTTCCCCACCGAGCCTGCGCGGATCCCCTCGGGCGGCACGTCAGCGATACCCGACGACGACGCCCCAGCTGCCCCGGCATCGCAATCCGAGGGGCGCTCGGTTGGCTCGACCGCCGCGGCGGGATCCGCGATGAACGCTCAGCCGGCCAGCATCCCGCCCGCCGTCTCGCGCACCGCGATCCTCGAGGAGGGTCGTCACCACACTCAGGTTAGTCCCGGCAAGCCGCGCCGCCGGCGCTGGCCCATCCTGCTCGTGGTCCTCATCGCACTCATCGGTGGCGCCGGCTACGGGCTGTGGTGGTACTACACCGAGGGCCCCGGCCTGCGTGTCAACGTCCCCAACGTCATCAATCTCACCCAGGCGGACGCCGAGACGGCCCTCACCGACGCCGGGCTCACTTACGAGGTGGCCAAGGATTATTCCGACGACATCGAAGAAGGATTCATTATCCGCGTCGACCCCGACGTCGGCGAGCCCATCCATCCCTCCAAGCTCGTGACCATGACGGTCTCCCTTGGCGTCGAACACGTCAACGTGCCCGACGTCGTGGGCAAGACGAAGGAGGAGGCGACAACGATCCTTAACGACGCACGCCTCACCTCCGAACCCACGCAAGCCTATTCGGAGACAGTCCCAGAAGGATCCATCATCTCCCAGACCCCGGAAGCGGGCCAGTCCGTGCCGCACTCGAGCCCGGTGAAGCTGACCGTCTCCCTCGGTCGCGAGCCTATCTCGGTGCCGGACCTGACCCGCGACACGCTCGACTCCGCCAACGCGCGTCTGAAAGAACTCGGGCTCGCCAGCTCCGTGACCGAGGAATACTCCGACACCGTGAAGGCCGGCGTCGTCATCAGCCAAGACCCCGCAGCCGGCGAGTCCCGCTATCGCGGCGACGCCATCGCGCTAACGGTATCCAAGGGACCGGAACTGATCGAGGTACCCAACGTCTTCGGCAAACAGGAGGGCGAGGCGGCCAAGATCCTCGAGTCGGCCGGGTTCGTCGTCGCCTACGAGCGCTTCCTCGGCGGATACTTCGGGACCGTGCGAGCTCAGTCGCCCGGCGCCGGGGAGAAGGTCAAGCCCGGATCCGTCATCACGATCACGATCGTCTAG